Part of the Zingiber officinale cultivar Zhangliang chromosome 6A, Zo_v1.1, whole genome shotgun sequence genome, GAGAAATTGACGAGAGAGGAGTTCGACAAAATTGCAAAGGACACCCTGAAAATCGACAAAATTACATGGAGAAAACTAGCCCTCGAAACCATCTTCTTCATGTTTGGGGCTCCAATCGGCGCTGTTGTAGCAACAAGACTCATTCCTGGAGGGACCTCATTAGTCCTCGATGACATATTGGCCCCTGCAGTCACTTCCTTAACTGCCATCGTCTTGGCCAAAGCTAATAGGATTTAAATGTAAAATTGTTGAAGTTAAGTTAATTGACTTAGCTGTGATTGAAAAATCAACATAAATCGTTATTGTTGATAAATCTTAGTGTTAAAGTTTAAGTTGTTACGATAGAAACTGAACTTACAATTAGgtgttgatttagggtttatatAATAAGCAAATGAAATTGTCATAGCAAAATAATCGAACCAAATCTCCACAAAACAAACAACTCTTTGATAAAAGGCTCTTAATTCAGTATTATCCATTTTAcctattcaaaattttaaatttcacatcACCCTTTCCCTTTATACTCCTTTCTTtccaattcaatttttttttctcttccttcttttccaCATTCAAATATCTTCTTTCCGcaatcaagtttttttttccaATTCGTTTGAAATTTCACTATTCTTAATTTACGTTGTCAAATTTAGATATAAGAACATAAATACATTAAGAAATTTATAGGAATATATTGGTTTtgatttgaaataatttaaaattttctatatcCATTAGTCGATTTTAGACAAAATTGATAAATCTATACCATTCAAAAATTCAAGTTTGATATTTTTCGAATCAGAGGAGTCCTACAAATTTATTGATGGTGTTGGTTAGTGAGCACCATTCTCTTATGTCTTATAATAAATTTGTgacaaatttttttatcaaacttttgcaaatttaaaaattcattgctTTTAATTTATACTATCAAATTGAGATATGAGAGCATATACATTAAAGACatttgaagtttaattttaatttgaagtaATTCATAATTCtcttaatcttaaaattttaaaacttgaattCTTGAAATGAATATTATTGAATCTTGCTCATGCGGTTTAATAAAATGTCGTAAATTCATCGCGTCAAAAGTTAAAATTTATGCAATAAAACGTTAGCAACAATTTGAGCCCTCGACTCTCAACTTCATAGCCATATCATGAGATTGAGGAATGGAGATTTAGATACTCACATTCATTGACCATTGTCGATTGCCTTATCCCGCCGTATCATCTATGCATCCACATCCAACTAATGCATTTTAACATCAATGCTGACTGTTTCAGTTTTAAAAATTGAGGTCACAATGTTAGTTGTTTAGGCCTGTGAATTTGGCTCGAGTAAACGACTAAAATTGTTTTGAGTAtctgaaaagaatttaaataatattttttttttacctaaaattGGGTTGTTATAGGTTCCACACAATAATTAGTTGTAGATATCTGAAAGAgcttcaatttaatatattatacgTCATGTGGATCAACCCTAGGGTCAGTCCTGACTTTTAAAGGCCCTTGATGAAAAGATAAAAGGAACTTCTAtaggaattttttttactaatatacAATTTGAATAGAGTttaatagaaaacttaaaaatcaatatattttatttaaaatataataaactccatataaaatatatttctcaagatTTTTTAAAAGTGTAACACCATACAAAATACATTTCTCAAATTTCTCCAAAAAATGCAATACCTactaatacaaaaataaaataaaataaaataagtataaactaatcattgaaaaaatctaGATCTTTAGCATTTTGAGAAGCAAAATCAACAATAAGGTCTTCAAAATCAAGCTTTTTTAATACCTAATTTTCGATGCATAAAATTGTAAGTCATTTGCATtcaaattattattatcatttttcCTCAATTCTTCGTGCTCATTCATTGCATAATTATGATCATcgttttctctcaattcttcccgTTCATTGATTGCATAATCATctagttcttcttgattactcgattgttgttcatttgttgcatgatcatTTAATTCTTCTTGACTTTCTTCTTATAATTCATCAATTGAATCTTCAATTGAAGAGCCAGCTTTAAAAAACTTATGAACACCTTTATGAATTTTAATAATCTgttccactttttttttttttttttctaatttccaGATTGATATTTCTTTGAAAATATGGTTGTAATACAAATTTcaaatgcaaaaataaaacacacaaaactagcaatgaaacaaacacaagcagtaaaaatTATAGTGAAAGAGCAATAAAGTCTGGTTTGTGCTTGAAGCAATCGACATAATCTATTCTACAATGATTAAAATTGGAATGATTTATTTTAACTCTTTCAAATCtgcaagaaaaatcataaaatattagactccaatacaatattaaaaattaatattgaatattgataataagaaaaaaatatagataagtagaTAACTTATgttgtaagtttatatattgatgaaactaaaattttaattgaagaatagatttttttatttaattagaaaaaattcaaaagaaaataaGGGAGGAAATTTAGCGTTCATAATTCAAACTTTACTTGTCAGAGTATTCCGATTTCGGTAAACGAATTAATAAAGAAAAAGTtgtacaagaaataaaattttggaaaggaagaaaaaaaggatcatttacatttttttttaatttcttttcctttttagattttttaatgaaaaatatatttgttttgggtctttattaaaataatccaataatatatattttttagactATTAAAACAATCCAAcaaagtgtatatatatatttgggcctttattaaaataatctaataaaatatatttttttagatttttattaaaatgatctaattatatataatatatattgtaTATGCATGTCAATTTGGGGTCCCTAAAAATCGGGGGTCCTAGGCCGTCAGCCCCGGTGACATGCCTCAGCCTTATTCAacccgaatcaaaagttatgacatctCAAAATTTAAGATTTACCATTTGCATTATAATAGTTATAAAACTGTAACTGCTACGTGATATCTCAGTTATAGCAACTACGAAACCGTAAATGTTATAATAAAAAGTTAAATCATAAACCTTGAgaggttataacttttgactcgagtTAAACCACATgccacataatatatcaaatcaatacTTGTTCATATATCTACAACTGGTTACAGGGTGAAACTCGTAACGATCCAATTTCATGctagaaaaatattatttaaatccttttcgaaagctttgaataattttaatcttaatttttttctCCATATTGTGGTATTTTTGAAACcacaaaaatatttattaatttaggaTTGAGATAGactaataataaaaatagtagtagAGGACAGTTATGTTATTTTATGGATATCTTTTTGACAAAGAGTCAACATAGGATGCCGCCCCTTTGATGATTTAGCAAAAAACATAGAGTGCCCTTGTGACTTTTGACCAAATATAAAAGCTATCTGTGTGATGCAGCAAAAATTCAGTATCGGTTAATCTGTAATAATCTCAGACTTTCTTGAAGGCCATTAGAGAATCTGTGCTTGCTTCAATAATTGCTCAAAGTCACGCGAGATGCATGCACGCAAGCACTAAGCTAagaacttaaacctttgcttgctctctctctctctctaattGCTTAATTCTAAACTTTGCTTCCTCCCAGAGCAATGCCATGGTCACGAATGGACTTGCGTGCCCTTCTCCTTCTTCACCTTCTATATATGTATATCAATTCCCATCaagaaaattaattaatcataaaaGGGAAGAAGCAACACACACTTGAAACAAATCAAGAGCTCCAGAAATGGCAAACAATGGCAAGAAAGGTAGGTAGTAGTGCATATATACTTAAGATTAGATTTCATAATCAGTCTTATTAATTTGTATGAGATGGAACAGGAAATAAAACTCCTTCAAAGGAATCGCTAGATCGCATAATTGAAAACTATCCTCAAATTCTCAACAAAGAGACCACCGATGACGATTTTTGTCATATTATTTATGAGATCATCGGGTAACTTCTCCATTATTATTTATCTTATTCACTCATATACTTGTTGTTTTTTtctgaatattttaatttttaaattaatgtgGGCGACAGAAAGCTTAATGAGGAGAAAGGGGCGATACAGATCAAATTGCCTAAAAGAGATGAACTGAAGGAAAAGTTTGACGTGAGTCTACTTCTAATTATATTTCTTGTGaatctataaaaaaaatgaatatttgaTTTATTACGAGTAATATGTAAACTGATGGCTGCAGAGCATTACGAAAGGGAATAAAAGTAAAACACTGACAAAGGATGAGTTCCGCAGAATTGTGAAGGAAATCATCACGTTTGACAGTTTCACAGTGGGAAAGGGAGCCCTCGACGCCATTGCCTTCTTGTTTGGAGCCCCAATCGGTGCTCTCTTTGCCAAAAGATTCATCCCTGGAGGTGCATCGGTTTCTGATGACATACTCATCCCTGCAGTCACCTCCCTCACTGTCTTCCTCTTGGCCAAAACTAACAGgctatagaaaattatttattcACTTGTTTAATTTATGGATGGCTGCTAAATTATTACTGTCATGTTGTATTTAAAGAATAAAACTCGAGTTCTTTATGAATTCCATGCTATATGACTTGTTTGGAGAATCTTATATACCTTAATTCCAATAGTCTAGTTTTACATGAAGTTTTCCCCGACCACCACACCACTTTCTTGTCTTGttaccttggttgaatccttagataagctttttttttttcttttcttttgcttaacCAAACTAATAGCAATCAAATAATAACATTGCAAAATCTAGTTAAAGTACCTTTCTTGGACAGGAAGGAGGGCAATGCCACGCGAGTAACCCTCTGTGGGGAGCTCATCAATGATTTCGTCTCCCTGAAACCAGTCATCAGCTAACAGCAATATAAGCACCATCTAACTCATTTGATTGCGTAAAATAGGAGTTGTTTTAGAACAATCAAATTAGCACAAGGATGAAGCTTACCTGTTTTGAGCTTTCAGCTAAAAGTTCTTCGCCATCAGGAAACCTTTTTCTAGTTCCGTATAATTGTAGGGGGAACTCCAATTAGCAAAACAAGTCAGTCACTGAGCTGCGAGTTGCATGTATTGTTAAAGCAAATTTAAAATTCGTATATTGTGTTCTACACCTCTATGTGCaacgaaaattttaaattttattttatgatttaacaattaaatcaaaggtGTTTGTAaggatttttaaaacaaaaataagtATGATCTTTAATTTAAACATGCATTACAATCTAAACATACAAGCAAGTGGATATCCAAGATAAACTATCATACGATTGAAACAtctaatgttaatttaattattttatttagacAAGCAAAACTACCTAATTTAATATACTAGATCATTTAAATGTAatctaaataaaactattaatgCATATATCGTTATACAtatgaataaaaaatatatatgaaaaatTATACCTCCCGAACTACCTTTGTTTTGTAATGTCTCAAACTCATGCTTTTACCGCCTAATCCAGTCTACGATCGGAATCCTTTTTCTAACGCTTGATCGTGCTAGAGATCAAGTACCCTTTTTGTCGACATAGTAGAAAAATCTTCCTCGAAGATGAGGGAGATGCTACCCAATTACCTCTTCACAAGGGGCTACCTAAGGAATCCTCAACAAGGAGCGGTGACCGTAGAAAAATC contains:
- the LOC121994287 gene encoding uncharacterized protein LOC121994287, translated to MANNGKKGNKTPSKESLDRIIENYPQILNKETTDDDFCHIIYEIIGKLNEEKGAIQIKLPKRDELKEKFDSITKGNKSKTLTKDEFRRIVKEIITFDSFTVGKGALDAIAFLFGAPIGALFAKRFIPGGASVSDDILIPAVTSLTVFLLAKTNRL